In one Oryzias latipes chromosome 13, ASM223467v1 genomic region, the following are encoded:
- the LOC101163303 gene encoding olfactory receptor 51E1: MWEAAMDGNSSHSSFVFRCFPELHAHRRLLALPFFLSLLSVLLGNSALILVIRREERLRGPMHLLICALCLVDILVVVAILPNMLLGLTLDHSRISLAACLTQMFFTHFLSSVESTLLLTMALDRLAAICEPLRYRFIMDSCMLLRLLLFTLLRSGSIMATLVALAGSLRFCGSNVIQHCYCDHMALVSLACDSTDRSWSAGVAVIVCFVGVDIPIIFFSYVKILRVVLRAAREDRSKAFHTCSTHLMVIMCFYLVGSVAFLSRDLSSGVGAFMGVLYILLPATVNPIIYGIRTKEIRNGLLRLLKVRTRNGSQKTSPEGRRRS; encoded by the coding sequence ATGTGGGAGGCCGCCATGGATGGGAACTCCTCCCACAGCAGCTTCGTGTTCAGGTGTTTCCCAGAGCTGCACGCTCACCGCCGCCTGCTGGCGCTGCCGTTCTTCCTGTCCCTCCTGTCGGTGCTGCTGGGGAACTCTGCGCTGATCCTCGTCATCCGGCGGGAGGAGCGCCTGCGCGGCCCCATGCACCTCCTCATCTGCGCGCTCTGCTTGGTGGACATCCTGGTGGTGGTGGCCATCCTTCCCAACATGCTGCTGGGCCTGACGCTGGACCACAGCCGCATCTCCCTGGCGGCCTGCCTGACTCAGATGTTCTTCACGCACTTCCTGTCGTCGGTGGAGTCCACGCTGCTGCTGACCATGGCTCTGGACCGCTTGGCGGCCATCTGCGAGCCGCTGCGCTACCGCTTCATCATGGACTCCTGCATGCTGCTGAGGCTGCTGCTCTTCACGCTCCTGCGCAGCGGCTCCATCATGGCCACGCTGGTGGCTTTGGCGGGTTCTCTGCGGTTCTGTGGCTCTAACGTCATCCAGCACTGCTACTGCGACCACATGGCGCTGGTCAGCCTGGCGTGCGACAGCACGGACAGGAGCTGGAGCGCCGGCGTGGCGGTCATCGTCTGCTTCGTCGGCGTGGACATCCCCATCATCTTCTTCTCCTACGTGAAGATCCTGAGGGTTGTTCTTCGAGCCGCTAGAGAGGATCGCTCGAAGGCGTTCCACACCTGCAGCACTCACCTGATGGTCATCATGTGCTTCTACCTGGTGGGCAGCGTGGCCTTCCTGTCACGTGACCTTTCCTCAGGTGTCGGCGCCTTCATGGGGGTCCTGTACATCCTGCTTCCTGCCACAGTCAACCCCATCATCTATGGCATCCGCACCAAAGAGATCCGCAACGGTCTGCTTCGGCTTTTAAAGGTCAGAACAAGGAACGGCTCTCAGAAGACGTCCCCTGAAGGAAGGAGACGGTCCTGA